The segment TCAAATTCTTGACTAAGGAAAACAAACACCTCATAGTCCAGAATAAGTCACACTACTGGCAGAAACATTAGCATCAATGAAATTCTTTGATTTTGATTCTCTACCATCAATAGGGAGTTCAGGGAAAGTTGATCTAGGAGAGCTTATCCCAAAAGGGCCTGCCAGAAAATTGTACTTTAGGATTTAAGTTCAAGGTTCTGACATACACTCCTTGATTTAGGAGCAAAAGTAATTCTCAGGAGGGAGACAATGTTTGAGCAGGTCACTCAAGCAACAGAAAGTGGGAAAGCCCTTAACCCTTGTGAGAAGTACTGCTACGTCCAGAATGAACTGCACTATGTGAGAGTTTGCTGGATGAAAATTAGGCTTCAGGGACATGAGTAACACACAGTTTGTGTCACCCATGTTGAGAATGTGTGTTAGTGGGTAACCACTTGTAAGCCCATTCAGCAGGGACCATGGCTTCCCTCAAACTCCACTTGGCTTCTCCACTTCAGCACCTGAGTTTCTGCTTGCTCCTGCAACAGTTTACCCCATCCTGCTGGGGGGAGGACGGATGGGACTTACGCTTCCCCCTTCCTACACTTGTCTAGGAAGAGAACCCCGCTCTCCCTGTGTAGGCTTCCTCCCTCCCACATAGCAGACTCTCTCTCCTGGAAAGTAGTACAAGctgcaatgggcttaatctgtagcaatgTAGAttcagattagatattaggacaaATTTTCTAACTCTAAaggtaattaagctctggaataggcttccaaggaagcttgtggaatctccctcattggaggtttttaagaataggttggacaaacacctgttagggatggtctaggtttacttggtcctgcctcatcattggggggctgggggaagagagtATTAGGGGACCTCtccaggtcctttccagccctacatttctatgcctCCTGTCCAGAGAGATTGGTGTATCACACTTTGCCTTTTTATGCATTCTTTTGAAATGgcaatttgggtttttttttcttacacaACTGGCTAAAACTAGAGCTCTGaggttggcaacactgctttctattgacttcagtgggcttggggTCAAACCCTTAAATCACCGTTCACCTTAGTAGTTACAGGTCAGTGCTATATAGCACTGTGTGCAGATACTTGGGATGTTTACTCACATGGTGTTTTGGAAGTTGGCACAAAGAAAGAAAGGGCAGTTTTAAAAGTGAAGTGGACTCCTGCGTTCTATTCCAGCCTCTTCAGTTATGGCGTCCCTCTTTACCTGTCAGGGAGAGGGATTTCTGCTCACATAGCATGGAGAGCAGTCCCCCTTTCCCTGAAGAGGAGCAAGGCAACTCAGTCTGAtggtgtccctctcccccacctgaGGGGAGGAACCtgacagtgttgccaactttcacattttcctcagtttttccttaaagccccagctcttggagtcatgtgagTACATAAGAACCTCAGCTTCCCTTAAAAACAAAGTTTCTAGCCATCATGGTTACAGAAAAAGGCTTGAAAAGCGACCCCCTAGAGCCCCAAAACATGAAGGCAAAGAAAAACCACCCAGCGCTGAGTGTGTTTAGAAGACCTGAGGATTCCTTCCTAGCCCTCTCCCGGCTTTAGGGGGATGTGCACAGGGAGGGCCCCACCCGGGTCCCCGACGCTGGGGCCGGGGAGCGCTCCCCAGCTGGTGCCAGCCCCTCTCCCGTGCTACGGGACCGGGCGGCGGCTCCTCACCTGGGGCGCCACGTTGCTCAGGTAGAAGGTGTCCTGCATGGCCTTCTGGCTCCACCTGTGGTTGGCGGCGGCCGCCAGGTGGCCCCGGTCGAAGCCGCTGCCCCGGTAGTCGGCGTTGGTGGCCCGGTGATACTCGTGCACCGACTCGTCCTCCTGGAAGTCGCAGGCGGCGCGGTCGGAGGGGCCGCTCAGCGCCGCGCCGCGCAGCTGCTCCAGCACCCAGAGGGCGCCGCGGCTCCGCGGGTCGTAGCACAGCACGTAGGACTCGCGGCTCCGCAGCGCCGGCAGCCCCGGCAGCCCGTACTTGGCCAGCTCGCCGCGGGCCGCGCCCCCGGGCACCGGCGCAGAGAGGTCGGCGGCGGCCGCCACCACCGGCACCACGGGCAGCCGGGCCAGCAAACCCGCCGCGGGCGGGCCGCCGCCCTGCCGcctcccggcccccagccccgcgcccagccccagccccacccccacggcCAGGGAGACCCCGGCCGCGAGCCACCGGCTGCCCCGGAGACGCTGCATGGCTGGGCCGCGCGGCGACCTTCGCTCGTCCGGCTCGGCGGGAGAACCGCTCCCTTAAAGGGGCCGCCGGTCTGAGGGGAGCAGCTCCCCGCGCAGCCGGGTGCAGGCCGGTGCTAGACCCGGCACCCAGCGGGGCCCGGTGGGGCCAGCGGAAGCATCGCCCCCTTAAGAGTTAACGCGCTGAGCCCCGGGGCGGGAAGCTCccgcgccccctgctgggctAATAAGGAACAAGCATCCCAGGGCTGGATGCTCAATCCGCGCAGGCCCTACTGGAGCCTAGTTCTAGGCATGGGCATGGCTAAGAGCGTGTCACAGGTATTGCTAGTAAAAGTCACTGGCAATCAGCAACAGTTCAGGGGGAGCCCATGACATGCCCGGTCTGTGACTTCACTAAAAATACCGGGGGGGATAGCCTGTCAGTCCCCACCGAGCCTCCCCGGGCTCCAGCAGCCACAATGGGGGCATGTAGTGCCACACTCCAGAGTTGGCcacagcagcagggcaggggcacagAATGCCAACACCCAGCatgcagccccagctgcaggaggaggatggggggggaGTAcgcagctctggggagggggaggctccAGCCCTGGCTTCTGCCACTGACAGTTGAAgtcactgaggccatggctacactggcgctttacagcgctgcaactttcacgctcaggggtgtgaaaaaaaccacacccctgagcgctgcaagctacagcgctgtaaagcctcagtgtaatcagtgccgcagcgctgggagcgcggctcccagcactgcaagctacacctgtagaggatgtggagtacatgcagccctgggagagctctctcccagcactggcactgcgaccacactcgaaacttcaaagcgctgccgtgcaagtgtagccataccccaaaGGCCGGTAACTAAGTCATAGCCTTAGGTATAAGTCATTTCACAGCTGTGCCCCTACCTCTGTGTAgtggcttggggggagggatcaGTATTTAGTACAGTGGGTCAGAGGACCAAGTCTGTACCTAGAGGCAGTGGTGAGGCAGCTATACAGCTAGTACTAACATCCACACCTGTTAAAATGGAAATATAAAATACATGGTGGATTCCTTAGATTAGCTTTCTCCTCTATTCCCAGTCGGAATACACTTAGGCATGTTTCTCACATTCTTCTCTGCAAGTATAGAAAACTTTGTGTCTTACAAGGAATCTAAGATGCATTACCTGTAGCTAGAGCTGGATGAGATCTGTTAGAGTCCATCTCCTCTCCTTCTCAGATCCTAAAGTATAAGCACACTACAACAATTTCTTTTCATACTTTAGTTTCTTCAGCCCACTTTCACACCATGAATAGCTTGACCCCCCAAAAGATTAGACAATTCTTTGTACTGACACTGTCAAAGGAGACTGTGGGAAAGAAAAAGATATCAGTAtttgcaaagaaaaatatttattaagaCAAATCAACAGAACATTCATGAAAAAAAGAATTACAGACATTACAGATGGATAACTGTAGTTCATGGGAGAAGTTATAGAAATAAAAAGCAACAGGTAATGAACAGCAGGACCAGTTTTGTGTTGTAAAGAATCCACCTCCTAGCCTTTAATATGACATTGTATATCAGGGATCTTTTGTTCCCTTCCTCAGTTAGAGGTACTAGCATGTTCCTTCCACTGGATTTGTGGCAActggcttggggggtggggaacagaaaAAAAGCTTTTGCTTCTACCTGTCCAGGCTTGTACAGTGATGCTTAGATCTGTACTGCAAAGTCAGTGATCCTCAGCTGTTAATATGGTCCAAGCAGGCCTTCCTGTTAGGAACATTTGTGCAGCCTCCAAAATATTGCCAAGCAACAGCTCTCTCTACAAATGCTTGTTCCCGGCTAAGCATGTTCCCTGTAGGTAAATCAGAGGATACACTCTGGGCCTTGTGAATTCAAGTTTGGACCACCTCCTTTaacacaccaccaccactcccTATCCCACTAGATACCATCGTACTGCAGAAATAGATAGAGGAAGGCTCAGAGCAACAAGCCAAATAGGATAATCTTGCCAAGAAAAAGAATAAGGCAGTGGTGGTGGGTAGATTTGGCTTATACATGCAGAACCCTGTGCTACTGACAGACTCCTAGACTACAGTGGACTGAGATTAGTTCTACTGACAGCCAACTAGCACATGTTGTTTCATCCCTCACAGTTACTACAGAAGGCATTTAGAAATACTGTAATATCACAGGTAGCAGCTTTAACTCTGAGCACAGTCTGTGGCTAGGGGGAGTCTCATTGTTATGGACAGCAGATAACATGGATACAAAACCCTCTGTTTAGCTGAAGGGAACTTCACCAAAATCAATAGTGTTTAACAAAAGCACTTTAAACACTGGAAAAAGCATGACATACAGATGTGTTTCTCCATACCCTTTTTGgagagggttttgttttgtttttttaaacagccaAAGGAAAAATTTGAATTTGTATAAATCACCAGATTTCCCCTTTTGCAAAAGGgcattttagaaaaaaagttCTAAATGGCTAAAACATACAAAAAGTCACCAAATGCTCAGTTAAAAGGAGCAACAGCCCTTGTATTCCTGAATACCACTGTGCTACCTATAGCAGCTTCTGACTTTCACTCCACCCATTGCTGAGCTGTAAATAATTCAAGTTTGGCCCTCAAAACTCCAGCCACAAGTTAATCTAGCCAACACTTGCTTTGAAAAAACAGTTCCACCTTTCCCTGACAAAGATGACCACCAACCTCAGGATTATACTCTTTGCTATCCCATTTCCTCCCAGTTGCCAAGGCTACAAGATTCCAGGGGGAGGGTGTGAGGGCACAGGGTGCTGGCCTTCGCCCTTATGACCAATCCCCATCTCTTGAACCATCCAGCTTAGTTTCCTGCCTTTCCTCCTGATGGAGAAAAGCTTCAACCAAAGTGGTAATGATCCTGCTCTTGATGAGTTATTTGCATACAGTGAGCAGCTAATGAATTCAATGATTAAGGTATTTAAATCTCCACCTGTGTATCTggctctcccacacacaccccagcacttCAAGAAAGAGCAACTATGCATTAAAATTCTTACAGCTGCTCCTGTCACAGAGAAGGTTCTGGAGACATGAATCCCACCTCAGATTTTTCGTATCTCATAGGTCTGTGGCAGCCACTATATGCATAAAGATACCAGACAATGGGCTAGTTAATACTGTCcagctttaaaaattatttgaggaATGAGGGTTAGGGTAACTAATCAGAAGGGCTGACAGTAGGTTCCCAGTTAAATTTTTTCCTCCCAACTAATAGTGTTTGTTTGTGCCATAAAGCGGACAATAAGCCCAAACTACGAGTCAGCTGTTTTTATAACCTCAGAGTATCAATGGAAAAAATTAATAAGTCCTTTCAACAGCTTCCTTTCCTTCGAATATCAACACAGCAAACCCTTCACCGCCCGCAGTTTTAAAGAATAAGGGATCCAGATTACTAATGAAGAGAGGCCTTTTCAAGTAGGAAACAAACAGCCTCACAAATTGTATCAGTGTTACAAGTTCTCTAGTCTTGACTTTGGGAACTACAATGGGAGCTCCCCTCGTTCTCCTCCCCACATCTTCTATGCTGTCACACCTTTTGTTTCATTGTCAACTAGAGAACCTCTCCTTCATTTACAGATGTTCAGCTCCAACTCGCTAAGCTATCATAAATAAAACCTTCTAGCCCTACGATGTTCAAACAGGAGGAGACCCCAAAAAATGGAGTTCAATCAAAATGAGCAGCAAAAACTAAGGAGTCTGGCCTGACAGCCACAAGCTTCTTCTGAGGGAGACATCTAAGATGCATCTCTGCCATTTGTTTTCTGCTGGGGTGCCATTTGTAACCCTTTACTGAAAGGTGAAGCTCTCCGTTCTCATCCTCAATTACAGCCACCCCCTCCCAATCCAGAGATTTCCATTTAGAACCACTCGTCACTCCTTAAGATGAATGGACAGGATTTGTATGGTGACTCTAAAACACGGTCTTAAGCAGTGCATCCCAGCCAGCTGGGAGACTGAAGACAGCAGCAAGACCCAAAATCAAGTATTTCATACAGGAATGCAGAAGGCTACACAACTGAATCAGTTCCAGGCCTCTTCACTCACGTCTGTGGTGCTGTTCCTTAAACATCTGATCCAGCTCCCAACAGAATCAACAGGAACTCGACTGATTTCAGCAGAAGCTGACTTCAGCCCTAAGCCAGGCtaccatttgattttttttaattcccatttttaaaaaggacgTGGTCAGGTTTAAAAGACATTTCCTTGACAACTATCTGAAATTTTTAACAGATCAACTCTTCACCCGCTCATGCCAGTCACCTGCTTTCTTCACTTCCTTCAGAATGAATAAGCAGAGAGGATAGTCAAAGTCACTTTCAAGTTCTCCTACACCAACAAAGTGCTGCAACATTTgagctgcagacacagcaggggaATATTTAAATCCAAAGAAACTTAATATTATTAATTCTCACTTCCCCTACAGTTGTAAAGGGTTTCTATTTAACTCATTAGTTCTACACTGAAAAATAATCCACCCACAAGTTTAACTTTTAGACCTAATTTATGATATCGCAAATGAATGTATTGTAAAGAAACCTACATAGCATTTCAGAGCGTAGTAAAGATTTTGCTCTTCTGACTACCACCATTATTCACCTACTACTAAAGAAACAAGTTACATTCCATGACTATTACCATATTGACAtgcccatgagagagagagagagagagagagagagagagagagagagtggaggatgGGGTGGATTCCTTTTACGGCAAGTGTGAGCCACACAGCCCAGGTaccatgaaacatttcaaaagacCATGTGTAAGCTTGAGATCAATAAATGATTGGGGAGAGGAGGTGGACTTTTAATGGAGGACATCTTGTGCAGTTCTGAAGCCAGAGCATTTTGGATGAGTTTTCCACTTTTAGGGTTCAATCctagtccttattcaggcaagcCTCAATGATTCCAGAGGGAGTTTT is part of the Gopherus flavomarginatus isolate rGopFla2 chromosome 17, rGopFla2.mat.asm, whole genome shotgun sequence genome and harbors:
- the ENDOG gene encoding endonuclease G, mitochondrial; protein product: MQRLRGSRWLAAGVSLAVGVGLGLGAGLGAGRRQGGGPPAAGLLARLPVVPVVAAAADLSAPVPGGAARGELAKYGLPGLPALRSRESYVLCYDPRSRGALWVLEQLRGAALSGPSDRAACDFQEDESVHEYHRATNADYRGSGFDRGHLAAAANHRWSQKAMQDTFYLSNVAPQVPHLNQKAWNNLEKYCRSLTKYNKNVYVCTGPLFLPRMEADGKMYIKYQVIGKNNVAVPTHFFKVLILEKLNGEIELRSYVMPNSPVEETIPLERFLVPIESIERASGLLFVPNILKRTNRLQAITPGRNS